Genomic DNA from Anguilla anguilla isolate fAngAng1 chromosome 17, fAngAng1.pri, whole genome shotgun sequence:
TGATGGCCTTCCAGAAACAATACTGCACAATACCGATGTGAGAAGGGCAGGGTGAAGGACATAAACAGAAACCATTTGAACCAAGCTAGCATGCTAGTTTCCTGTCGCTCTTTCTTTCTGCCTCCTGCAGCTGCCTTCCTCACACAGACGGTCTGCTTGGATGACACGACGGTAAAGTTTGAGATCTGGGACACCGCGGGACAGGAGCGATACCACAGCCTGGCACCCATGTACTACAGAGGGGCTCAGGCGGCCATCGTGGTCTACGACATCACTAACGCAGTAGGTATACTGCTGGCAACCGCGCCCCTATGCAGACACACCCCTGGAAAATAAACCCCGCATAATCATGCCCCTGTACAGCCAGTATCTTATAGTCACACCCCTACACAGCCAAACCCTTATAGCCACACCCCTACACAGCCAAACCCTTATAGCCACAACCCTACACAATCAAACCCTTATAGCCACAACCTACACAATCAAACCCTTGTAGCTACAACCCTACACAGTCAAACCCTTATAGCCACATCCTTACGCAGCCAATCCCTTATAGCCACACCCCTACACAGCCAAACCCTTATAGCCACACCCCTACACAGCCAAACCCTTATAGCCACACCCCCTACACAGCCAAACCCTTATAGCCACACCCCCTACACAGCCAAACCCTTGTAACTTCACCTCTATACAGCCAGGCCCTTATAGCCACACCCTTACACAGCCAAACCCTTGTAACTTCACCTCTTCACCTCTAACTTCACAGCCAGGCCCTACAGAAACATTCCTTTAGAATCacctcagtacagacacacctcTGCACAGCCATGCTGGCACTCTGATTGGTTATTGTAACAGTTTACTGGAGGTAACCTCTCACTAAAACTAGATATGATAGGGTGGTCTTGGTTCAGCAATAAAAATTGCAGTATTCAAAGGACCAGACCATTTCCAGACCATTTAGTCTTCAGTAGCAGATTCAATAGCGGCATGGCTCAGGGTGTGGGCACCAGGCTGTTCAGTCAACACTTGAGTAATGAATTAGAGTCGTTAATGTGAGTTGTTAATTTGAGTCATTAATTTGTTGTTCATGCATTCATAATGTCACAGCCTCTGGCTTATTACTGCCACTGAATCCACAGTCTTGAACTCTAGCCTGTGCAGTAGGGTTCCAAGCACAGGTCTGTCCAAGTGGCTGCTTGGAAAATTGGGAACAGAATGGCTACTTGGTGGCTGTACAGCTGTCTTTTGAATTTGCAATATAAGGACAGAGACCTACCCTGTTTGATCGAGAGACTTGACATGTCAAACAGGGTCCAAGTTTTATAATAATTCCCCAAATGTTTTGTCCATTAACTCAGTAAAGAGGAAAATTGGTAATAatattccaaaatggctgccaattCCAGATGGCAGCAAAGGTGAGCATCTATATTTTAATGTTACTGCCTGCCGTCATAGACTGTGCGTTTTCAAATTATTGCTTGTGGTGGTTGGACCCTGGTAattgtttgctttttcatttgctAGGATACTTTCACACGGGCGAAGAACTGGGTGAAGGAGCTACAGCAACAGGCCAGCCCCAGCATTGTCATTGCGCTGGCAGGGAACAAGGCTGATCTCGCCAGCAACAGAGCGGTGGACTTCCAGGTACAGCCATGGGACTTCCATCCTGGGACTCACTACTCCAAACAGTCTGTACGGAGATAGAATGTTCAAATATTTGACCCTGAGAACTGAGTTGTATCCTTTatatcagtggtaaccaaccctcttcctggagatctaccttcctgtaggttttcactccaaccctaacaaaatacacctcattcaatagctagagatcttgttgagctgctaattagtagagtcacaTGTTAAAATTAAGCCAAATGAGGGttaaaattaaaacctacaggatggtagatctctaggaacagggttggttaccactgctttatatcatccatccattatctatacccagcgtgcattgggcgagaggcaggaatacacactggacaggctgccagtctatcgcagggcacacacacaccattcactcacacattcacacctatgggcaatttttaATCTGAGTCTTCAGTTAGCCTTACcggcatgtctttggactgtgggaggaaaccggagtacccgaaggaaacccacgtggacacggggagaacatgcaaactccacacagaaaggccccaagccgagatttgaacccactgcaccactgtgctgcccttGCTTTATATTTActttgggaaaaacaaaaagtactTTCAGGTCTGTGAACCTTTTCAAGTGTAAGTGAGCTGCATTTTCTTTTGATCAGCATTTTGGGCGAAAACAGGCTTTCTTAATGTCTCAGTACTTTCCTTGTACAAATTTGCAATGCTCACAAACTCAGACTTTTACAAACATTAcagtttttcccattttaaaagtttaaatttTAAGTTTAAATTTGAAGCCAGTGAGTTTGAGATGTGAGCattgtgttgctgttgtttcacAGTCAGTTCCAGGCAGTTATGAGTCTCTTACTGTGCAGTCTGTACCTGGCCTTCCCAGGGTATTCATAGCAGAGGAGCCGAGCTTTGCTGAGTTCACCTCTGCAGGCCTCAGAGAGAAATCTGTAAAACCTCTGTCAAACTGACTCAGTAGGGCTGTAAATTGTGACAAGTTGTTTGGTTCAATTAAGTTTGTCATGAATGTTAAATCACTTGTTAATccaggaaaattaatgaaaaccaATGAGACCAATGGTGAATTCAAAAGGAAGTTTGATAGCGGTAACACCAGTGTCAGCTGTGTTTTAGAAGGAAGTAACACTGGTGTAAAAATAGCAAGACCATGACAAGCCTACAGCTTAGAAAAGCATCTATCTGACAGCCACCCCAGTCCCTTCAGCAGCTTCAAATCCCAGCAGGCGTGATAGTAACAGATAGATACATGATAAATCTAGATTAAGGTATTTGTATGGTTTAACAAGCGCAGTGCTATTGCTCACAAACTTAATCCCGACCGCTTTACCCAGTCTCATTTGATGAATACAAACTGAATAGGCTTTTGTTACATAAAGCAAGATAGCACTGTCTCCTCGGTGGATACCCTATCGCCTCATAACTAGAAGGTCCCAGGTTCGAAtcactgtgtggagtttgcatggtCTCCCATGTCTGTGGGATCTTTCCAGGTACTCCAGTCCAGAGACATGCAGATTAgagtctgattgcagactctGAATTTCCcatagtgtgtgagtgaatggtgtgcctctcgcccagtgcatgctgggataggctcaagCCACCCCATGTCCCTGACCAGATGATgttagatgatggatggatgttaagtttatataaaaaattttggTTAATCGGTGATTTAACATGGTTAGGATTTGGTATCGACGCCAAGGTACCCAATCAGGTAttagtatcaaagtcaaaattttggcaTTGGACCAACTCACACAGTGTGTTTACTTAGCAGACTGTCCAATGTAAGTTATTCTTTTACAGTCATTACTGTACAGTTTTTGTCTGGTTTGGCACATGTTAACAGTCCTTGTTCTTTCAGGAAGCACAAGCATACACCGATGACAACAGTCTACTCTTTATGGAGACCTCAGCCAAGACTGCCATGAACGTCAACGACATCTTTATGGCTATAGGTAGAGAACCATTGCAGTCGGGCCTCTGGCCCATAATTCGCTGATTAATAAGTCTTCAGACCATTTGTGGCTCCAAGGGGCTATGGGTAAAAATAGTACTAGATAGACGTGACCAATGAACTGAATAAGAACCAATGAACTGAATAAGAATTGGAAGTAAAACAGGGTCACGTGATTCAATTCAAGCCGATACTTTTcattatcatcataatcatattattattattgttattattattattattattattatcatcatcatcattgtatGCTACATAGTCTAACACAGTGGTTCCCAAAGCTCCCCTCGGGTTCCCCGAGCTGGATTCAGGTGTTCTGtctcaagcacacctgatacaACTAATCAAGGGCTTGATTAGTTGTATCAGGTGTGCTTAAGGTGGAATGCATCAAATACCCGGATCCAGCTGAGTCAATGTCTGATTTTCTGTGATTCTGTGTCCGATTTGCTGAGAGTCAGTGTCTGATTTGCTGAGAGTCAGTGTCTGATTTGCTGGAGTCGGTGTCTGATTTGCAGTGAGTCAGTTTCTGATTTGCTGAGAGTCAGTGTCTGATTTGCGGTGGTTTGTGTCTGATTCGCTGAGAGtcagtgtctgattggctgtgagtcagtgtctgattggctgtggtcagtgtctgattggctgtggtcagtgtctgattggctgtgagtcagtgtctgattggctgtgagtctgtgtctgattggctgagagtcagtgtctgattggctgtgagtcagtgtctgattggctgtgagtcagtgtctgattggctgtgagtcaatgtctgattggctgtggtcagtgtttgattggctgtgagtcAGTGTCTGATTGACTGTGAtcagtgtctgattggctgtgagtcaGTGTCTGATTTGCTATGAGTCTGTCTGATTTGCTGTGAGTCTGTGTCTAATTGGTTGTGAtcagtgtctgattggctgtgagtctgtgtctgattggctgtgagtcagtgtctgattggctgtggtcagtgtctgattggctgtgagtctgtgtctgattgtctgtgagtctgtgtctgattggctgtgatcagtgtctgattggctgtgagtctgtctgattggctgtgagtctgtgtctgattgtctgtgagtcagtgtctgattggctgtgagtcaGTGTCTGGTTTACTGTGAGTCTGTCTGATTTgctgtgagtctgtgtctgattggctgtggtcagtgtctgattggctgtgagtcagtgtctgattggctgtggtcagtgtctgattggctgtgatcaGTGTCTGATTGTCTGTGAGtcagtgtctgattggctgtgatcagtgtctgattggctgtgagtctGTGTCTAATTGGTTGTGAtcagtgtctgattggctgtgagtctgtgtctgtttggcTGTGAGTCAGTGTCCGGTTTGCTGTGAGtcagtgtctgattggctgtgagtctgtgtctgattggctgtgatcagtgtctgattggctgtgatcaGTGTCTTATTTGCTGGAGTaagtgtctgattggctggtctcCCCTCCTGCCGTCCTGTAGCTAAGAAGCTGCCGAAGAGCGAAGTGcagagcgggggcggggctggaggccggaccagggtgggggtggaccTGCAGGATTCCACCCCCCAGAGCAGGAGCAGACAGTGCTGCAGCGGTAGAACCTAACACTGCCATACTCTCAGCAGCGAGCCACCACAACCCAGCAGCAGCCAactgaccgactgactgacCAACTTTCCGACCGCCCGCCCGACCGCCCGACCGACCGCCTAACTGACCGACTGACCACCTGACTGACCGACCGACTGCCTCACCAACCTCCCCACTAACCACCCGACCGATCacccgaccgaccgaccgaccgaccgataCTCTGCTCACCAGACACAGACTGACAAAACAACCAAGCAGTACCCAACACCAAGTGATAAAACATCTGACTAATACCAAATACCAACTAATACCCAACCGACTAATACTCAATACCGGACTAGTATCCAGCACTGACTGAAAAAACGACTGACCGTGCAGTTGAGTACTCCAAGCTTctgggtggctcatttggttaaggcaccacactgtggtggATGGATGAGCCTCACTGCCTCGGATGGATTCTGGACTGTgtcagtgccgactgtggccaaTAGCTCTGTAGGGCGATGCGCAATTCACGATTGAGTCACACAGGGTAATATGGACGGGTTCAGTCGGTTAGGGGTCCGCGCTTCAGTGCTGTCTAGTGACCCCTACTGGTCAGATAAGGGTGCCCGTAGACAGCATGTCAAAGCTGCATATGACaagtcttcctctgactccactctccGTGAGCTTATAtgcagtctgtggtgtgaaaagaagttgTGACTCCGCGTATTTCAGGGGAGAACCGCGGGTGTCTATCCTCTCCCAAGCTGGCTGTGGGGTTCGCGCAGGGCCGTGGTTAAGGTTGTAGATGATTAGaaattccaaattagggtgggaattggatatatACATCCCTACATTGggtgatatatttatttaaaaacaaaaaattatcaAACTGCCTGACTTAGTTGTCCCTTGAATACATACCACCTCCAAGGCAAAAGCAGAGGACAAAATGGGGATCACTTCTGACCAGTTACACAATCACACTTAGTTAATTGACCAATCACACTTAGTTAACTGACCAATCACGCAATCATACTTCGTTAACCGACCAATCACACTTAGCTGATCCCACTGCTCCCTCTTTCTTAAATTCAAAAAGTTAAGTTACTTTTTAAATACCCTGTTTTGCTGGTGGGTGCTTATAGcaatttttattaattgttatgttttttcccttgcatatacagtatagataataataataataataataataataataataaatattgttgttattattataaatgataaattattaatatataaatgttaCTGTTCAGGCACAAGCAAAGCAGAATCATTTAATAGCTGTAGTTACCAATCAGTGATATAGCTATAGCATACAAGATATGGTTTCCACACAGCTATATGCAGGATGCATTAACATTATTACACAGATCATTTTTagcattaatgtaatttaagattttttaaatctgagataCAATGATGGAGTTTAAcaagaaaagtttttttctctcctgacCAAAATCACAGTtgcaaatattgaaaaaatgcaaatgaattttttttcatacatgTAACCAGCCAGTACTTATTGTCCATACCGTACCTTCCCAAAATACCCTATTTtgtctcaccctctcacccatTCTATTGAAGaatggaattttttaaaatgtgattattttgatatttagtTTTGAATACACCTCGGGTATTTAGTGCACTGATACTCTCAGTCACCTCTTGTGACTTTTCAGATCTTAGCCTTTTTATCGGTCAAACTTCACGGCTCTCTGTCATTAACTGGATAATTCACTTCAATAAGTAACAGCATTCCGGGTATGTCTTGCACTATTTGAAATCAgtaataacaatgaaaatgaaatatgtgagAAGGTGTAAGTAACTCATAGTTAAGGATCGTGAACATTGTTGTTAAATTGAGAAGGTCCTTTTTctattatgctttttttttttctttttttttaatcattgagATTATTATTTCGACCAGTGTCGTTGTCCTCACTAAAGACATTAACAACTATTGCAGCAAATCATGGAGTAGTATCATATGTTCAGTGGGAAATACAATGGGTTAACATGCACTCTGGCTCAGCTCTGGGGGTAGTAGTCCAGTGTAAAGGAATGGGTAGGACAGGGATGAAAAATCTgcaattttacaaataaatgtgggGATTCAATTCTGTGTTTGCTTATTgtatttatgttgtgttattGTACTTTTCAATAGGGTGTATTTAACGTTATGTAGTGTAGTATTACTTGACtgaaatgcataataataaatataaatataaccaCAAGCGGTAATTAACGGGGTCCAAGCACCATGTGGCAATTACAAATTTTAAGCTGTAAGGACACACATTGGATGAATTGTTAGAAGAAAAAACTTTTCAGTTTCTTTCCCAAATTTTGACAAGGTATTCCCTAGCTTTGAGGTCAACATACAAACAAGTTTCATGATGATCAGCCATTGCTAAGCCTGTCACTTGCCCACCAAcaactgattggctgatggtggCTGTTTTTTTCAGATATGTCTTGTACATTCAATGTACATTTCATTATACATTCAATGGCGGACTGACACAAAGACATAGCTTGCAACGATTCATCTTGACTGCTCAAACAATTGAGGAGTTAAaggcatttaaatttatttttctcttacaGCACCAGAAAAATGTGCATGCTTCCTCTGAGTCAACCATTGTACATGTATGCCAAGTTTCATGATGATCGGACAAAGCACTCACAATTTACAGTTGTTTTAGTAAAAAGAAAGTCCACACGTAGAACTGTTTATTTGCATTGGGCAgccatattgttttgaaagttcaactttttttttttttttttgattattattcAATTTCAGACTCCACAGATTCTTTCAAGCCTAATTCGGTGACACACAGCCTAAGACAAGTTTTCAAAAGTTAGTTTtgtcaaaaattaaaaatggcagaaaaacaaaatggttgccAATGTTGTTTTTTGAGGCAAAGTTTTTCCCTGATGAGGTCACAGAGATGTACCTTTCAAAATTTCAGCCTTATTGGCCAACCCATTGAAGAGTATTTTTGATAGTGCCACCTATTGGCAAACTTGTGCCAAAACTTGCCTTCCTCAAAATCATGGAATGATTACGTAGAAAATTTTGTGAGGATCAGACATGTCGTTCATGAGTTATAGCTGTTTAAGTAAAAATGGCCAGACCCATGACACTTGATTGCCATGTAGCGgccatattgttttaaaaagacaacattttttAGAGACTAGTTTGCAAAAGTAGGTTGAAAAATTTTGGTATACACAAATTAAATCgggaatatacattttatttggcatgaGCCACAGAATCTGGCGGAAAAAGAATTTTCATTGTACACCACATGGTTCATGGAGTTATGGGCCAAAATGTAAATCCCTGGGTTACACCGCCACCAGCTGGCTACTAGGCATCATTGCATTAACCTGAGTAGTGGGGAGAATgaagctgagaaataaaaaacagaggCTAATGTCAAACCTCAggctcaccaaaattaaatgacTAGTCGCACTTTCCTGTTCTGCCTTGCCTGAGGCCGCCTAATTGATATCCACTGTACTGGCCTAACCAAACCACATGGAGGTGCTATAGGACTCCATGTGAAATTCAGTATTTGTAATACATCGTAGACCAAGCTCCATAGAAGTGCTCTGCAGAAATCTGGTctatcaaataataaaataaagccaaTGAACTTTCACTGGGTGTGGCCTTTTACAAGTAATTCCCATATCATTTCCCATGAGGTCATAAAACATGGTATGCACTTTGGAATCCTCATCAAAAACAGCCATAAAAAATGTGCACTATTAAAGCTTATGCTGGTGCCCTGAATCAGTGAAACTATTCACTAAACATTTCAGATCCTCTGCAGAGATTTCAAGCTTGCTTGTGACCAAGACCTCATTAGAAACATACACGTTTTATGGGTCAGCCCCATCTTGAATTGGCcatgaatttaaataatatttactcACTTTTTCTGAGTTACTGCTAAACTTCTTGACTGATGATTGTTATGAAACTTGAAATGCCGCTACAGGGTCCTGCAACTGCTTGTTACCTTTGCCAGGTGCTAACTGGCCTCTTGGTGGCACTGTAACGGCTCACAGGAAATTGCAGTTCTTAAACTCATAAACTCTTAAGTCTTTGACTTAGAGACATGAAACTGACTCAAAAAACCATAAGGTTGCtgcatttttttgccattttaaagatgtttttcattttcctgtaaaATACAAACATGGTACAAaccattttgtgatttaaaaaaaaaactgaaaaaaaagaggcaCAACATACCttctacagttgaggccaaatgtttacatacacctaggctaaagatattcaaactcagttttccACAActcacatttcatgttaccatacactTCTTTTGGcgagtcaattagggcatctactttgttcacatcagaggtaattttaaaacaatcgattagagacaagtttatttcagctttaattcattgTATCAgcattccagtgggtcaaaagtttacatacaccaagttgactgtctctttaaacagtctggaagattccagaaattgatgtaatgattttttagaagcttctgagtggccaattgtcataattagcagttaattgggagttacaGTGGgatccagaattattggcacccttgataaatatgcacacaaaattctaaactaaaaaataatgaagttattgacataagctctattttccaacatgtgtaaactagtgtgcttgattaatgatccATTGGAATccaccaaagtcttaaattttttaaataaaaaaaatatttccccaaaaaacaggttccacaattattggcacccctggtttaatacttgGGTAaaacccctggcaaagatgacagccatgagtcttttcctataatttgtgataaggttagagaacacaattggagggatttttgaccattgctacATGTAGAACTTTCCAGAATCATTGATATGTTTGGGTTTGCACTTATGGAtcccccctcttcagttcagaccacaggtttttgatggaacagacaacaacaaaagaactggtgaaggagttgcaggcatcaggtaccaaagtatctacatctacctttaagagaatcctacatcgccatggcccgAAAGGTTTTCGCACAaagaagaagcccctactccaagaccagtataaaaaagccagaatgaagtttgcaggtgatcaccagggcgaagggagtgttctctggtcagatcaaacaaaaattgaactctttggccataatgatcagcgctatgtatggaggaaaaagggtaaggcttttaatccgaagaacaccaccccaacatcatgttgtgggggtgttttgctggaaaagggactggtgcacttcagaaaatagatggcatcatgaggaaggaggattactaaaaaatactgaagcaacacctcaggacatcagctagaaagttaaaacttggtcgcaacttagtcttccagcaggacaatgatccaaatcatacctccaaagttgtaacaaaatggcttaaagacaacaaagtgaaagtactggagtggccatcacaaagccctgccCTGAGTCCCAATGAAAatctgtggactgaactgaaaaagcgtgtccaagcaaggaggcccacaaacctgactgagttacaccagttctgtcaggaggaatgggaaaGAATTGTGCCATTATatgtattgtgagaagcttgtggaaggctacccctagaatttgattcaagttaagcaagtaaaaggcaatgccaccaaatactaacaaatggaacaggaaatgtatggtaacatgaaatgtgtggagttgtgaaaaattgagtttgaatgtctttagccaaggtgtatgtaaacttttggtctCAACTGTAAATTCCATTCAATTAAGTCAAAGCAATATGACAgatataacaaaataatacacaagTGTGTAAATAAACcccaaatattttgaaatattgtgGCTTTGGGCTTTTTTCTAATTACAAAGGTTAGGTTTTTCCAGAGCCAAGCAGCGTGAAAATACTGGGTcttcattcaaaaaaatttaaaaatgtaaaaaaaaaaaaacctgaacatTCTACGTTAAAAGCAAAAGGaaactattttcttttcattctgtaCAAATTACAATCGAAAGAGAAGAGACCCAAAATACATAGCCTTGGACAGAgagtgcatttctgtttcagtCACAAGGGATATTAATCACATCGCACCAAAGGTTGATGTATTTTGGGGCATTCCCAAAGACTGGAATAAAGTTCCCACCTCAACATCACATTTTATGCATACATCAGGGATATTAGCATCGAAGCGCATCATTGATTAACCTCATTAACCCATTTATATTTTAGCTGTcctatttttattatattaaatctTGTATTTACCATTTGTACCTAAGCCTTGACACGTATGTCTTCCCACTCATGTTTTGTGATTTCCTCCTTTATGTCTTCCCTCCACGTAATTCTCCGGTCTCCAGTTGTTTTATAGAACATGGATAcctgtctcctgtctcctccttccctggctgctgtgtttctttaaaaactgttttatgtCCACCtacaatagaaaaatgtatgcaatgcagtggatggatggatggatggatagagaGTGGTGGTATATTATACTGTCCCATGTTAATGTTGTATAGGGAGTGGTGCTATATTacactggtcagtgttaatgtaGCATAGACAGTGGTGCTATATTACACTGGGCAGTGTTAATGTATATAGGGAGTGGTGCTATATTacactggtcagtgttaatgttGTATAGGGAGTGGTGCTATATTacactggtcagtgttaatgtaGTGTAGAGAGTGGTGGTATATGAAAATGGTCAGTGTTATTGTAGTATAGGGAGTGGAGCTATAATacactggtcagtgttaatgtaGTATAGGGAGTGGTGCTATATTACACTGGTCTGTGTTAATGTAGTGTAGGGAGTGGTGCTATATTACAATAGTCAGTGTTAATGTAGTATAGGGAGTGGTGCTATATTACACTGGCCAGTGTTAATGTAGTGTAGGGAGTGGTGCTATATTACACTGATCAGTGTTAATGTAGTGTAGGGAGTGGTGCTATATTACACTGATCAGTGTTAATGTAGTGTAGGGAGTGGTACTATATTACATTGGCTAGTGTTAATGTAGTGTAGGGAGTGATGCTATATTACAATAGTCAGTGTTAATGTAGTATAGGGAGTGGTGCTATATTACACTGgccagtgttaatgtactgtagggAGTGGCGCTATATTACAATAGTCAGTGTTAATGTAGTATAGGGAGTGGTGCTATATTacactggtcagtgttaatgtaGTGTAGGGAGTGGTGCTATATTACACTGGTCAGTATTAATGTTGTATAGGGAGGGTGCTATATTACACTGTCCCATGTTAATGTGGTATAGGGAGTGGTGGTATATGACATTGGTCAGTGTTAATGTAGTATAGAGAGCGGTGGTATATGacactggtcagtgttaatgtaGTATAGGGAGTGGTGCTATATTACATTGGTCACAGTCCCACAGTGTTCCAGTTCCTCATCTCTTCCAGTGATGTCAGAGGTCTCTGTGCTTTGTGCTTTCTTGCTCATTTCAGAACATTCGTGTCCAGATACAGCCGCAGAATTCCCAGAATGGTTTTCCTTCAACCAGTCACACACCTTGATACAAGATGTAGCAATATCGGAGGTGTCTGGCTCAGAGGATGTGACTCCCGTTACTGTGGAAACAGACATTGTCACGGTCATTCAGTTCTAATAGGCTGGTTCAATGCTTAAGAGCTAGGAAGCACAGCTCTAATAGGCTGGTTTAATGCTTAAGAGCTAGGAAGCACAGCTCTAATAGGCTGGTTTAATGCTTAAGAGCTAGGAAGCACAGCTCTGATAGGCTGGTTTAATGCTTTAAGAGC
This window encodes:
- the LOC118217043 gene encoding ras-related protein Rab-5C-like; this translates as MAGQGATARASGAAAASKICQFKLVLLGESAVGKSSLVLRFVKGQFHEHQESTIGAAFLTQTVCLDDTTVKFEIWDTAGQERYHSLAPMYYRGAQAAIVVYDITNADTFTRAKNWVKELQQQASPSIVIALAGNKADLASNRAVDFQEAQAYTDDNSLLFMETSAKTAMNVNDIFMAIAKKLPKSEVQSGGGAGGRTRVGVDLQDSTPQSRSRQCCSGRT